The genomic window GGCACGCTGCACACGCTGGGCATGTTGCTGCTGCCCGCGCTCACGATCACCTTGGTGAGCTTTCTCGAAACGGCATCGAGCGCGAAGATCGACAACGCACGCGCGGGCACGCTGTGGAACGAAAACCAGGACTTGATCGGCCAGGGCCTCGCCAAGGTGGCGTCGGGCCTGACCGGTGCTTTTCCGACCAGTTCGTCGTTCTCTCGTTCGGCCATCACGCTGTATGCGGGCGCGCAGACCGGCTGGGCCACGCTGTTCAGCGTCGTCGTGGTGGCGCTCACATTGCTATGGCTGATGCCGCTGCTCTATCACGTGCCGCAGGCCGTGCTGGCCGCAGTCGTGATGACGGCCATCATCGGGCTCATCAAGCCGCGCAGCTTCGCGGTGCTGTGGCGTGTGTCGCGCATCGAGGCCGGCATCGCCATCGGCACCTTCGCACTCACCATCGCGACCGCGCCGTCGATCTACTGGGGCGTGCTCGGCGGGCTGCTTGCGAGCCTCGCGAACTACATGTACCGCCACCTGCATCCGCGCATCATCGAGGTCGGCTTGCACGGCGACGGCAGCCTGCGCGACCGGCATCTGTGGCATTTACCACCGCTGGCGCCCACTCTCTACGCACTGCGCATGGATGCGGAGCTCGACTTCGCTTCTGCGGGCACGCTCGAGCGCGCGATTGCCGAAGTGCTTGCAGCGCGGCCTGAAGTCACCGACGTCTGTCTCTTCGCGCATCCCATCAACCGCATCGACATCAGCGGCGCCGAGGTGTTCGGCTCGCTGCGTCGCTTGCTCGAGAGCAAGGGCGTGCGGTTGCACCTCAGCGGCCTCAAATTACCGGCGCAGCAAGTGCTCGACCGTGCGGGCTTGCTGGTGCCCGGACCCATGCTCTTCAACTACCGTACCGATGCCGATGCGCTGCAAGCGTTGATGAAGCACTGCGCGCGGGACGAGTCGCGATCGCCGCCAGCGGGCTAGGCATATGGGCCGCGACGCGCGGCCGCTACAACGCCGAAAACTGCGAAGGCCGATCGGTATTGCAGAAGTCGAAGAACGCGTCGAGCTCGTTGGACTTGTCGAACACCGCATCGGCGCCCAACTCAGTACAGCGGTTGCGCATTTCCGGCGTCGCGTAGTTACTGAGCACCACGACCCGCTGCTGTTCACCGCGCTGCCGGCATGCGGCCAGCACGCCCAGACCGGAGCCCTGCTTCAGGAACAGGTCGACGACCGCCAGGTGCCAATCGTCGCGGTGGGAAGCGAGCCAGTCGATCGCATCTGCCTCGGATTCCGCGAAGCCGGCCACCTCGGCGTTTGCCAGATCTTCCAGTGTCGGGATGAGGTTCTCCCGAATCGTGGGGTTGTCTTCGACGATAAAGGTGATGAGCGACATGGCGGGTGATGAGCGTCGCCAGTTTATGCCACGCCGCGGCGTTGTCGGAGCGTCCACTGAAGATCGTGCGGCTTCGCGGCCAGACCAGACTCAGTCCTGCACACGTCCCCGCAGGTTCTTGATTTCCGAGCGCTGGCTCTTGCCTTGCAGCCGTCGCTGCTTCGAACCATAGGTCGGCTTGGTGGCCCGACGCACCAGGGGCGCCGTGGCCACGCTGTCGACCACCTCCTGCAACCGCGCCAGCGCGTCGCTGCGATTCATCTCCTGGGTGCGGTGCTGCTGCGCCTTGAGCACCAGCACGCCTTCTTGCGTGATGCGGTTGTCGCGCAAGGACAGCAGTCGCTCCTTGACGTCGTCCGGCAGCGAGCTGGCCGGAATGTCGTAGCGCAGATGCACCGCACTCGAAACCTTGTTGACGTTTTGGCCGCCCGCACCCTGCGCACGAATGGCGCTCAGTTCGACTTCGTTCTCGTCGACAAGGATCGGCTTGCGCAGCGGCATCGTCCGCTCAAACTCTCTCGAAAATCGCCGCGATCCCCTGCCCGCCGCCGATGCACATCGTGACCAACGCATAGCGCCCGCCGGTGCGGTGCAACTCGGCAATGGCCTTGGTCGTGATGATGGCGCCGGTCGCGCCGACCGGGTGTCCCAGCGAGATGCCCGAGCCGTTGACGTTGACCTTGGCCGGGTCGAAACCCAGCTCCTGGATAACGGCACAAGCTTGCGCCGCGAAGGCTTCGTTCGACTCGATCACGTCGAGGTCGCTCACCTTCAAGCCGGTGCGCTCCAGCACCTTGCGCGTGGCCGGCACCGGGCCGATGCCCATGTAGGCGGGCTCGACGCCGGCATGTGCGTAACCGACCAACCGGGCCAGCGGCTTGAGGCCGAGCGCCTGCACGCGTGAGCCTTCGGCCAGCACCACCGCGGCAGCACCGTCGTTGATGCCCGACGCATTGCCCGCCGTCACCAGGCCGTCCTTCTTAAAGGCCGGTTTCATCTTGCCCAGCGTTTCCATCGTGGTGTCGGCGCGCACATGCTCGTCGGTGTCGAACAGCACGATGCCCTTGCGCGTCTTGACCTCGACCGAAACGATCTGCTCCTTGAAGCGGCCAGCCGCGATGGCCGCAGCAGCGCGCTGCTGGCTCATGACCGCCAGCTCGTCCTGCTGGCCGCGCGAGATGTTGTAGCGCGCTGCCACGTTCTCGGCAGTGATGCCCATGTGCATCTTTTCCCAGGGGTCGTGCAGGATGCCGAGCATGTAGTCGACCAGCACGGCATCGCCCATGCGCGCGCCATAGCGCGCCGAGGTGTCGAAGTAAGGGCCACGACTCATGGATTCGGAGCCACCGCCGATGGCGATGTCGCAATCACCGAGCTGGATCGCCTGCGCCGCCGAAATGATCGCCTGCAGGCCGGAGCCGCAGAGCCGGTTCACGTTGAATGCGGGCGTCTCGATCGGGCAGCCGGCATCAATGGCGGCGACCCGGCTCAGGTACGCGTCCTTGACGTCGGTGGGGATCACGTTGCCCATGACGACGTGGCCAATGGCGTCGGGCGCCACGCCGCTGCGCTGCAGGGCGGCCTTGACGGCGGTGGTGGCCAGCTGGGTGTTGGGCACGTCTTTCAGCGAGCCGCCAAAAGTGCCGATGGCGGTGCGGGCGGTGCCGACCACGAAGATGTCTCGTTGAGTCATGTCAATCTCACTTGGGTTGAACGTCTGTCACGCCGCCGCCAACGCCATGCACACGCACCGGACGCTCCGAAGACTCACCCAGCGCGCGGGCGCTGACGACGTCGGCGGCCGAAGGTTCGACTGGCTGCGCCGCTGCGCGAAACCGGTTGAAACCTGCCCCTGGGTTGAAGCGCATGACCCACGGCGTGACGGGTCGGCCGGTGAGCCGTGCCCAGCCGTAGCGCACGCCCCAAACTGCCGCGAGCAACAGCACCGCAACGGCGAGGCTGGCCGCGAAGACCAGGCCCAACATGAAGAGAACCAAGCGAAGGATGAAGTTCATCACTGCGATTAGGCCACCGTCTCCGATGTTGGTTCCCCGACCTCACCGGTGCGCGTTGTCCGCGCAAACTCGAACTTGCCCGGCGAATGGATCGGATCGGTCGTCACATGGATCGTGTCCTTCGGCCCAAAGCTGCCGTCGAGCAACAGCTTCGACAGCGGGTTCTCGATGCGCTGCTGAATGGCGCGCTTCAGCGGCCGCGCGCCGAACACCGGGTCGAACCCGACCTTGGCGATCTCGGCCAGTGCCGCAGGTGAGACCGCGAGCGCCATGTCCATCTTGGCGACACGCGCCTGGAGCACCTTGAGCTGGATCGCGGCGATCGATTCGATGTTCTTCGCGTCGAGCGCATGAAACACCACGGTTTCATCGATCCGGTTCAGGAACTCGGGTCGGAAGTAGTTCTTCAACTCGTCCCACACCGCTTCCTTGATCTCCTCGTTCGGCTTGCCGACCATCGCCTGGATGATGGGCGAGCCGATGTTGCTGGTCATCACGATCACGGTGTTCTTGAAGTTGACGGTGCGGCCTTGGCCGTCGGTCAGGCGCCCGTCGTCGAGCACCTGGAGCAGCACGTTGAAGACGTCCGGATGCGCCTTCTCGACTTCGTCCAGCAGCAGCACGCTGTAGGGCTTGCGGCGCACCGCTTCGGTCAAATAGCCGCCCTCTTCATAGCCGACGTAGCCGGGCGGCGCACCGATCAGGCGCGCCACTGAATGCTTCTCCATGAACTCGCTCATGTCGACGCGAATCAGGTGGTCTTCGCTGTCGAACAGGAAGCCGGCCAGCGCCTTGCACAGCTCGGTCTTGCCGACGCCCGTGGGGCCCAGGAACAAAAAGGAACCGGTCGGACGGCCGGGGTCCGACAGGCCCGAGCGCGAGCGGCGAATCGCATTCGCGACCGCGCCGATGGCCTCGTCCTGGCCGACCACGCGCTCGTGCAGCTTGGCTTCCATCACCAGCAGCTTGTCGCGCTCGCCCTGCATCAGCTTGGCGACCGGAATGCCGGTGGCGCGCGCCACGACTTCGGCTATTTCTTCGGCACCGACCTGCGTGCGCAACAGCGTCGGAACGCTCGATTTGCCCTTGCTCGTCTCGCTTTCCTGCGCCTCTTTCAAACGCTTTTCGAGCGCCGGCAGTTGGCCGTACTGCAGCTCCGCGACCTTGTTGAAGTCGCCCTTCTGCGTGAACTCGGCGATCTGAAAGCGCATCTTGTCGATGTCTTCCATCACCGTCTTGGAGCCCTGGGCTTGCGCCTTTTCAGCCTGCCAGATCTCGTCGTAGTCGGCGATCTCTTTCTGCAACTTGGTGATCTCGTCTTCGATCAGGCCGAATCGCTTTTGCGACGACTCGTCCTTCTCGCGTCGAACCGCTTCGCGCTCGATCTGCAGCTGAATCAGGCGACGGTCCAGCCGGTCCATCACCTCGGGCTTGGAGTCCATTTCAATCTTGATCTTGGCAGCCGCCTCGTCGATCAGGTCGATCGCCTTGTCGGGCAAAAAGCGGTCGGTGATGTAGCGGTCGGAGAGCTCGGCCGCGGCCACGATGGCCGGGTCGGTGATCTGCACCCCATGGTGCACTTCGTACTTCTCCTGCAGCCCACGAAGGATGGCGATGGTCGCCTCCACGCTCGGCTCGCCGACGATGATTTTCTGGAAGCGACGCTCCAGTGCGGCGTCTTTCTCGATGTACTTGCGGTATTCGTCGAGCGTGGTCGCACCGACGCAATGCAATTCGCCACGCGCCAGTGCGGGCTTGAGCATATTGCCGGCGTCCATCGCGCCCTCGGCCTTGCCAGCACCGACCATGGTGTGCAGCTCGTCGATGAAAACGATGGTCTGGCCTTCGTCCTTCGCGAGCTCGTTCAGCACGGTCTTCAGACGCTCCTCGAACTCGCCGCGGAACTTGGCACCGGCCAGCAGCGCGGCCATGTCGAGCGACAGCACGCGCTTGCCCTTCAGCGAGTCGGGCACCTCACCGGCGACGATGCGCTGGGCCAGACCTTCGACGATGGCCGTCTTGCCGACACCGGGCTCGCCGATGAGCACCGGGTTGTTCTTGGTGCGGCGCTGCAGCACCTGGATGGCCCGACGGATTTCTTCATCGCGGCCGATAACCGGGTCGAGCTTGCCGAGCCGCGCGCGCTCGGTCAGGTCCATGCAGTATTTCTTGAGCGCCTCGCGCTGGCCTTCGGCATCCGCGCTGTTAACGCCCTGCCCGCCCCGCACTGCCTCGATGGCAGCTTCGAGCGACTTGCGCGTGACTCCGTTGCTGCGCGCAAGGTTGCCGATGTCGGCCTTGCTGTCGGCGAGCGCAAGGAGGAACAGTTCACCGGCGATGAACTGGTCGTTGCGCTTGATGGCTTCCTTTTCGGTGGCCTGCAGCAGCTTGCCGAGATCGGGCCCGACCTGAACCTGGTCATTGCCCTGCACTTGCGCCAGCTTCTTGATGGCGGCCTCGGCCGCTTGCGACAGGCCGGGCACGTTGACCCCGGCGCGCTCGAGCAGTGCACGCGGGCCCTCGTCTTGCCGCAGCATCGCCGCCAGCAGGTGAGCGGGCTCGATGTAGGCGTTGTCGTTGCCGAGCGCAAGCGACTGGGCGTCGCTCAGCGCTTCCTGGAATTTGGTGGTGAGTTTGTCTTGGCGCATATAAGTTCCTGCATTCGAAATAAGGTCGTTTGCACGGCCTTCAAGGGCGGACCGGCTCTTCGAGCGCGGCCGTCGCCCCGCGTCGTTGCCCTCCTTGTAGACGCCGCAGGGCTGTCAGGCCTTGCGCAGGCGCAAGCTAACGAGAAATCAGGAGGGATCAGCCGTTGGTCGCGGCGATGCCCCAGCGCGCGAGCGCCTTGTCGTCGGCAACGCGGGCATCGACCCAGCGCGCACCCTCGGACGTCTGTTCTTTTTTCCAGAACGGAGCCTGCGTCTTCAGGTAGTCCATCAGGAATTCGCAGGCCTGAAAGCTTTCGCCGCGGTGCGCGGACACCACCGCGACCATCATGATCTGTTCGAGTGGCTGCAACAGGCCGATGCGATGGATCACGCGGGCTCCGAGGATGTCGAAGCGACGGTGCGCTTCGTCGATCATGGCCTCGATGGCCTTCTCTGTCATGCCCGGGTAGTGCTCGAGCTCCATCGACGCCACGTCGGCCCCGTCGTTGCGGTCGCGTACCGTGCCTACAAAGCTGCAGACAGCGCCGACGGCCGAATTGCTCGCGCGCAGAGCAGCGATCTCGGCCGCGAGATCGAAGTCGGCGGCTTGGACGACGACGCGCAATGACATGTTCCCAGAGGCGCTGGTGGACATGCGTTGGCCGCCTTCAGCCGCCGGTGACAGGCGGAAAGAACGCCACTTCAGCGCCGTCGACCAGCCTGGCGCTCTCCGCGCTCATCACCTGATCGAGCGCCATGCGGACCGCCTTGCCACGCGCCAGTGCTTCCGCGTAGGGAGCACCCCGCGCGATCAATTCGTCCCGCAACACAGCGAGCGTTTCGGCATTCGTCTCCACGGACTCGCTGGACTTCGCAAGAGCTTCGCGGACCGAGGCGAAGTAGCGAATCGAGATTTTCATGTGCGTCTTTGTTGCGGCAGTCATCGAGCGCTCATGCAATCAGCGAGGCGAACGGAATGAACCTCACCGTATCGCCCTTGTTGATCGGCTGGCCTGCCGGGGTATCGACGACGCCGTCACCCCAGACGGCGGAGGTCAACACGCCCGAACTCTGATTGGCGAACAGATCCAGCCCGCCGTCGGCGTTGCGACGTGCGCGAAGGAACTCGCGGCGCCGGTCGGGCCGTGGCCAGTCGAAGTCTGCGCGCATCGCGACAGATTCCACCGTCACGCGCGCCGCGCCTTGCAAGGTGAGGATGAAGGGCCGCACCAGCAACAGAAATGTCATGAAGCTCGACACCGGATTGCCGGGCAGCCCGGTGATGTGCGTGCCGTTGATGTTGCCGTAGGCAAACGGCTTGCCCGGCTTCATCGACAGTGACCAGAGCTGAAGTTCGCCGAGTGCCTGGATGGCGGCCTTGATGTGATCTTCTTCGCCGACCGACACGCCCCCTGTCGTGATGATGAGGTCGTTGTTGGCCGCTGCTGTGCGCAGCGCATCGATGGTCGCATCGCGCCGGTCGGGCACGATGCCGAGGTCGTTGACCTCGCAGCCGAGCCGGTGCAACAGCGCGCGCATGAAGAAGCGGTTCGAGTTGTAGATGGAGCCCGCCTTCATCGATTCCGGCGCCACTTCGCCGGGCATCACGAGCTCATCGCCGGTCGACAGCAGCGCGACGCGCGGGCGCTTGGCGACAGTCAGTCGATCGAAGCCGACGCTGGCTGCGAGACCGAGCGCTGCGGGCGTCAGGCGTTCGCCGCGCGCCAGCACGACATCGCCGGCCGCGACGTCTTCGCCGGCTCGGCGAATCCACTGGCCAGCGTCTGGCGCGACGTTGATGCACACGCTGCCGAGCCCGTCTTCCTGCGGCAACGTCGACGTGTCTTCCTGCATCACGATCGCGTCAGCCCCCTCGGGAATTTGCGCGCCAGTGAATATCCGGGCGGCGGTGCCGGCAGCGAGCGCCGAGCCGACCGTGCCAGCAGGAATGCGCTGCGTCACCTGCAAAACCGAATCGGCGGTGGCGCAATCGGCTGCTCGCACAGCGTAGCCATCCATCGCGCTGTTGTCGCGCGGCGGCACGGTCAGCGCCGAGACGACGTCTTGCGCCAGCACGCGTCCGTCTGCTTCGAAGGTGAGGACGCTTTCAGTGCCGACCGCGGGCGCGGCCTTGGCAAGCAGGCTGGCGACCGCCTCGTCGAGCGGCATCAACGAAGGACGTGAGGTTGGCGCGGATTCAGGCATGGTGCTGGTTGTATTCGAAGCGATCGCCGCTGTCGATCAGCCAACGCGCCAGTGCTTCGGCATCGTTCAGGTCGAACACCGGCAGCGTCGTGGGCGCAGACAGGCGGGTCGCATCGTCGGTCGCGATGCCGACGATGAAGCGATCGTCGATGTAGTGCGCGGTGCGTGCCGCCTCACCGTCTTGTGCTGCACGCCAGACCTCGATCTTGGGCAAGTCGGCATGCCGAAAGCCTTCGACGAAAACCCAGTCGATTCGGGCATCGAGTTCGGCGATGAGGTCATGGACCGAAAGCTGCGTCGGCTGTTCGAACTCGCGCATCAACGCGAGCCGCTTGTCCGACGCCACCACTACCTCGAAGGCGCCCGCCTCACGATGACGGTAGGTGTCCTTGCCCGGACGATCGACGTCGAACTTGTGGTGCGCATGCTTGACGACCGAAACGCGTCGGCCCTGTCGCTTCAACACCGGTATCAAGCGCTCGACCAGCGTGGTCTTGCCAGCGCCGGAATATCCAGAAAAGCCGATCGCTTTCATGCCGACTCAGTCCGAGTTTTGCGCAATGTAGGCTTTGATGGCTTCGGCATCGGCCGGCAATTTGACGACACGCTTGGGCAATGCCTCGATGCCTTCGAAGCCCGGGGGCCGCTCTGGCTCACGACCCAGTGCCTCGACGATCGTTGCGGCGAACTTGATCGGCAGAGCCGTCTCCAGCACGATCATCGGCACGCCCGGCGTGAGGTGTTCGCGCGCAGCCTTGAGGCCGTCGGCGGTGTGCGTGTCGATGAGCGTCGCAAAGCGCTTGTCGGTGTCGCGAATCGTGGCGAGCCGGTCGGCGTGCGTGCTGCGGCTGCTTTTAAAACCAAACCGCGTGGCCGCCTGTGCGAACGCCGGATCGTCGCTCAGGTCGAAACGGCCGGTGCGTGCGAGCTCGGTGTCGAACAAGCTGTGTAAACGCTTCGCGTCGCGGCCCAGCAAGTCGAACACGAAGCGCTCGAAGTTGCTGGCCTTGCTGATGTCCATCGACGGGCTCGATGTCTCGTGCGTGTCGGCGGCCGCGCGCACACGGTAGACGCCGGTGCGAAAGAACTCATCGAGCACATCGTTCTCGTTGGTGGCGACCACCAGCGTGTGGATCGGCAGGCCCATCATCCGCGCGACGTGGGCGGCGCAGACGTTGCCGAAATTGCCGGAGGGCACCGCGAAGCTCACTTGCTTGTCGTTCCCATCTTTCGCTGCCGGCGTCGCCTGGAAATAACCAGCGAAGTAGTAGACGACCTGCGCCAGCAACCGCGCCCAGTTGATCGAATTGACCGTGCCGATCTTGTACTTGCGCTTGAAAGCGAGATCGTTCGACACCGCCTTCACGATGTCCTGGCAATCATCGAAAACGCCGGCGATCGTGATGTTGTGAATGTTGGCGTCTTGCAGGCTGAACATTTGTGCCTGCTGGAACGGGCTCATGCGGCCTTCGGGTGACGTCATGAAAACGCGCACGCCCTTTTTGCCGCGCATCGCGTATTCGGCCGCGCTGCCAGTGTCGCCACTGGTCGCACCAAGGATGTTGAGTTCGGCGCCACGGCGCGCCAGTTCGTACTCGAACAAATTGCCGAGCAACTGCATCGCCATGTCCTTGAAGGCGAGCGTCGGGCCGTTCGAGAGGGCTTCGAGGTACACACCGTCTTCGAGCTCGCGCAGCGGCACGATCTCGTCGCTGCCAAAGACTTCAGCGGTGTACGTCTTAGCGCAGAGCGCTTTCAGATCGGCCGGCGGAATGTCGTCGATGTAGAGCGACAGGATCTCGAATGCGAGTTCGGCATAGGGCAGATCGCGCCACTTCGCCAGCATGGCCGAATCGACTTGCGGATAGTGCTCGGGCAGGTACAGGCCACCGTCGGGTGCCAAGCCTTCGAGCAGGATTTCGCAAAAGCGTTTGCGATCGGGGTGACCGCGCGTACTCAGGTAGTTCATCGATTCGGTCAGCTCAGTTCTTCTTTGCGAATCCGCACGATCGGCGCCAGCACCGTCGGCAGCGCCTGCAGCTCGGCAATCACGTCGTTGACCGTGCCCTCGCGCGCGTCGTGCGTGAGGATGATGAGGTCGGTCTGCGTCGAGCCCTCGCCGCCCACCTCGTCGGCTTCGCGCTGAAGCACGGCGTCGATGCTGATGCCGGCGGTCGCCAGCAGGCCGGTTACCTTGGCGAGCACGCCTGCCTGGTCGGCCACGCGCAGCCGCAGGTAGTAGCTGGTGACGACTTCGGTCATCGGCAGCACCTTGAGGTCGCTCATCGCGTCGGGATGGAACGCCAGATGCGGCACGCGGTGCGCGGCGGCGGCCGTGTGCAGGCGCGTGATGTCGACCAGGTCGGCGATCACGGCGCTGGCAGTAGGCTCGCTGCCCGCGCCCTTGCCGTAGTACAGCGTGTTGCCCACCGCGTCGCCGTTGACCAGGACGGCGTTCATCGCGCCTTCGACGTTCGCCAGAAGGCGCTTCGACGGCACCAGACTCGGGTGTACGCGCAGCTCGATGCCGTTGGGCATGCGCTTGGTGATGCCGAGCAACTTGATCCGGTAGCCGAGCTGTTCGGCGTACTTGATGTCTTGCGCCGACAGCTTGGTGATGCCCTCGACGTGCGCCTTGTCGAACTGCACCGGAATGCCGAAAGCGATCGCGCTCATCAGCGTGACCTTGTGCGCGGCGTCGACGCCTTCGATATCGAAGGTCGGGTCGGCTTCTGCGTAGCCGAGGCGTTGCGCATCCTGCAGCGCAGTTGCAAAGTCGAGACCCTTGTCTCGCATCTCCGACAGGATGAAGTTGGTCGTGCCGTTGATGATCCCGGCAATCCACTGGATGCTGTTGGCAGTGAGCCCTTCGCGCAGCGCCTTGATGATCGGGATGCCCCCGGCGACTGCGGCTTCGAAAGCGACCATCACGCCCTTGGCGTGTGCAGCCGCAAAAATCTCGGTGCCGTGCACTGCGAGCAGTGCTTTGTTGGCGGTGACCACGTGCTTGCCGGCCGAAATGGCCTCGAGCACGAGTTGCTTCGCAACGCCGTAGCCGCCGATGAGTTCGACCACGATGTCGATGTCCGGATTGGCGATGACGGCGCGCGCATCGTTCACGACCTGCACGGCGTCGCCGACGACGGCTTTGGCGCGCTCGGTGTCGAGGTCGGCCACCATCGTGATCTCGATACCCCGGCCGGCCCGGCGTTTAATTTCTTGCTGGTTGCGCTCAAGCACCTTGAAGGTGCCGCTGCCGACCGTGCCGATGCCGAGCAGGCCTACTTGGATGGGTTTCATTCTTGGAATCTCTTCGAAAAATCAGGCGTTGCGCGTGCGGTAGCGTTCGAGGAACTTGGCGATGCGGTTGATCGCTTCGCGCAGGTCTTCTTCGTGCGGCAAAAACACGATGCGGAAATGGTCTGGCGTGGCCCAGTTGAAGCCGGTTCCTTGCACCAGCATCACCTTGGTTTCCTTCAGCAACTCGAGAAAGAAAATCCGGTCGTCGTCGATCGGGTAGACCTTCGGGTCGAGCTTGGGAAACATGTAGAGCGCAGCCACCGGCTTCACGCAGGTCACCCCAGGAATGGCGGTGATCAGTTCGTACGCCATGTCGCGCTGGCGGCGCAAGCGCCCTCCCTTGCCCACCAGATCGTTGATGCTCTGGTAGCCGCCGAGAGCGGTTTGAATCGCCCACTGGCCCGGCACATTGGCGCACAGCCGCATGTTGGAGAGCATGTTGAGCCCCTCGATGTAGTCGAGCGCCTCCTTCTTGTCGCCCGACACCACCAGCCAGCCGGCGCGGTAGCCGCACGAACGATAGCTCTTGGATAGCGAGTTGAAGGTGAGCGTGAGCACGTCGGTGCTCAGGCTGGCAATGGCGGTGTGCTTGACGCCGTCGTACAGCACTTTGTCGTAGACCTCGTCGGCCAGCAGCACCAGGCCATGCTCACGCGCGATGTCGACAATGGCCTTCAGAATCTCGTCGGAATAAAGTGCTCCGGTCGGGTTGTTCGGGTTGATGACGACGATGCCCTTGGTGCGCGGCGTGATCTTGGAACGCAGGTCGTCCAGGTCGGGCATCCAGCCGTTCGCTTCGTCGCACAGGTAGTGCACCGGCGTACCGCCCGACAAGCTCGACACCGCAGTCCATAGCGGATAGTCCGGCGCCGGCAGCAACAGTTCGTCGCCATCGTTCAGCAGTGCGTTGGTGGCCATGGCAATGAGTTCGCTTGCGCCATTGCCCAGATAGATGTCGTCGAGCGTGACGCCGGCAATGCCCTGCTTTTGCGTTTCGTGCATCACCGCCTTGCGCGCTGCGAAGATGCCCTTGCTGTCCGAGTAACCCGCCGACGCCGGCAGATTGCGGATCATGTCTTGCTGCACCTCCTCAGGTGCGTCGAAGCCGAACATGGCGAGGTTGCCGATGTTGAGCTTGATGATC from Variovorax sp. PAMC28562 includes these protein-coding regions:
- the mobB gene encoding molybdopterin-guanine dinucleotide biosynthesis protein B translates to MKAIGFSGYSGAGKTTLVERLIPVLKRQGRRVSVVKHAHHKFDVDRPGKDTYRHREAGAFEVVVASDKRLALMREFEQPTQLSVHDLIAELDARIDWVFVEGFRHADLPKIEVWRAAQDGEAARTAHYIDDRFIVGIATDDATRLSAPTTLPVFDLNDAEALARWLIDSGDRFEYNQHHA
- the thrC gene encoding threonine synthase; protein product: MNYLSTRGHPDRKRFCEILLEGLAPDGGLYLPEHYPQVDSAMLAKWRDLPYAELAFEILSLYIDDIPPADLKALCAKTYTAEVFGSDEIVPLRELEDGVYLEALSNGPTLAFKDMAMQLLGNLFEYELARRGAELNILGATSGDTGSAAEYAMRGKKGVRVFMTSPEGRMSPFQQAQMFSLQDANIHNITIAGVFDDCQDIVKAVSNDLAFKRKYKIGTVNSINWARLLAQVVYYFAGYFQATPAAKDGNDKQVSFAVPSGNFGNVCAAHVARMMGLPIHTLVVATNENDVLDEFFRTGVYRVRAAADTHETSSPSMDISKASNFERFVFDLLGRDAKRLHSLFDTELARTGRFDLSDDPAFAQAATRFGFKSSRSTHADRLATIRDTDKRFATLIDTHTADGLKAAREHLTPGVPMIVLETALPIKFAATIVEALGREPERPPGFEGIEALPKRVVKLPADAEAIKAYIAQNSD
- a CDS encoding homoserine dehydrogenase; its protein translation is MKPIQVGLLGIGTVGSGTFKVLERNQQEIKRRAGRGIEITMVADLDTERAKAVVGDAVQVVNDARAVIANPDIDIVVELIGGYGVAKQLVLEAISAGKHVVTANKALLAVHGTEIFAAAHAKGVMVAFEAAVAGGIPIIKALREGLTANSIQWIAGIINGTTNFILSEMRDKGLDFATALQDAQRLGYAEADPTFDIEGVDAAHKVTLMSAIAFGIPVQFDKAHVEGITKLSAQDIKYAEQLGYRIKLLGITKRMPNGIELRVHPSLVPSKRLLANVEGAMNAVLVNGDAVGNTLYYGKGAGSEPTASAVIADLVDITRLHTAAAAHRVPHLAFHPDAMSDLKVLPMTEVVTSYYLRLRVADQAGVLAKVTGLLATAGISIDAVLQREADEVGGEGSTQTDLIILTHDAREGTVNDVIAELQALPTVLAPIVRIRKEELS
- a CDS encoding pyridoxal phosphate-dependent aminotransferase, giving the protein MKQIKKSAKLANVLYDIRGPIMDAAKQMEEEGQKIIKLNIGNLAMFGFDAPEEVQQDMIRNLPASAGYSDSKGIFAARKAVMHETQKQGIAGVTLDDIYLGNGASELIAMATNALLNDGDELLLPAPDYPLWTAVSSLSGGTPVHYLCDEANGWMPDLDDLRSKITPRTKGIVVINPNNPTGALYSDEILKAIVDIAREHGLVLLADEVYDKVLYDGVKHTAIASLSTDVLTLTFNSLSKSYRSCGYRAGWLVVSGDKKEALDYIEGLNMLSNMRLCANVPGQWAIQTALGGYQSINDLVGKGGRLRRQRDMAYELITAIPGVTCVKPVAALYMFPKLDPKVYPIDDDRIFFLELLKETKVMLVQGTGFNWATPDHFRIVFLPHEEDLREAINRIAKFLERYRTRNA